The nucleotide window ttttgtgtattattttcacaATTCGTATTCGCATCATCATCTGGTATGTTTATGAAAGGATCatccaaatttattatttccattATATCACAATTGTTGATTATATCCTGTGCATTCAACATGGGAAAATCACAGAAATCATATTTTTGTTCAACAATCGTCTCAGCGTCATGCTCCGGTTCACAACCCTCATCCATTCCCATATCCAGATCATCAGAGAGAAAACTGTCAAAACCCTCTGGAAGCTCCTGTTTCACACGCACCACTGGCTCTTGTTTTACCTTAAGCGGGCGTTCAGCAAAACGTGTGTTACTGTCTTTTTTCTCTGTGCGATATTTTCGTTGCAGCTCACTTTGAGTTTCCAGCACTTTGTCGATAAAGCGTGAGAAGCTTTCCACGCGTTTAAGGCACAAGCGACACATTTCTTTTGGTAAGTTGTCGTCTTTTTGTATGTTGAGTGtaggaaaacatttttgtatcatgccataaatttcgaaattcgtagaAAATGACACCACAGCTGAGCATGCACTGCCACACAGCCGGCATTTAAACTTGTTCGGCGCGTTCGGTGAACTTTGCAAAGATGTGGTCTGCAAACGCTAAGAAATTGAAAGCAATAACTTACACGTCGGAATTCACAtagcgaaatattttattaatgctTTACTTACTTGTTCAGCCCCCTCATCGAATTCTTCGTATGCTTCATTGAACGTCTCTGTGGCGGGTGAGCTGCTGATTGCGGTTTTTGTGAGATTTTGTTGCAAAGGGGTTTCTTTGGCAATAACTTCTTGTTTCCGTTCAGTGTAATCCTTTTCTATGGTTTGCATATGTTTCAGATTGCGCAAACATGGCACCGCAGTCTTCTTTAGTATTTTGCGATCGGCAGCACAATTGAAATCTTCTTCACAAAAGTGACGACTACATATAGCACTCCACTTAGAAGGTTGCCAATCTGGACCACGTTGCGCGAAATCAAGCCATTTCTTCATTAACTCTTGTCGCTTAAATGGGAATCTGGAAGAATTGATAACCTTAGCACTGTTTACGTTGTTTGATTCTGTATTGTACTAACTTGTGAAACGATATATTCTCCGCGTGCCCATATTTATCACCACAATTTTGGACAGCACAAAAAGCTggcattttcacaaattttgcaattctttgtttttaatttagttaaacataataataatgtttttgttttcgttcccAAAcaattgtaaatgcatttattgcaaCCAGAATATTTGACAACTAGCGATGGCATGGTCgccaacaaaaaatatagtaatcgatttttttcgtaACTAACGATATCTACAGtctgaaaaaattaacaaataaacaatgttcgtcattttaatttaacaaatttaacttaataaaaaaaaaataagtttctttTGATTAAATAAGCAAATCCAACTGCTGCAACTTTCTTCGAATAATCGACAGATTTTAGTTTCATTAATCGCTCATATCGATTACCAATAACATTTATACGTGATCTGGCAATGTTCACATATGTGCTGACAGAACAGCTGATTTGCAAAAATCTTTGCGCgtgttatcaataaaaaatctcTTGGAATtgcgtacatacaaacatacatacacttccaacaagatttaaattttctgaatgTATTTGAGACTGATTTTGGTGGGCGGTTGACCAGCACGGTAAGTGACGTACAGTGACAGTCAATTTTGTACTCTCGCGGAAAGCTCACGCGCCAACTGCAATAGACAACGCGATATCATCTCTTTCCTCGAGAACATCCGAGCATATTCATAcgaagtataaatattttctacagcTCATAGATTGAAAGAGAAGGACTACAAGGTCAACTGAGGTGTCAGTGTTACGCATACGTCAAAAGGAATCGTTTTGAGTAGTAGAGAAAGTGATAATTCCCTGTGAGAATGGCACAACTTATAAAAAGCATAAGGGGTACGATAGTTTTGGGGCAAAAGCTAACAAGCCCAACTGTGACTATTGCGACGGCGGGTCAGCGACGCTTGAGGAGCACACAAAGCGAGTAAGTAATTAACAAATACAGATGCAGAAGTACAAAAGCATAAGCGTACttactatatgcatatacattatatatgaTTGTGATTATtcaattgatatacatatgtatgaatgttttgATGTGTCTTTTAAAGTGACTATgatttggttgttgttggcggtggtATCGTGGGTGTCGCGTCAGCGCGCGAAATATTGTTACGACATCCGCATTTACGTGTTGGTCTACTAGAGAAAGAACATAAATTAGCCGTGCATCAGAGTGGACATAATTCTGGCGTTATACATGCTGGTATTTACTACAAACCAGGTTCACTGAAAGCCAAATTATGCGTGGAGGGTATGCATTTGGCGTATGACTTCTTGAACGAGAAGAAAATTCCATACAAAAAAGTGGGCAAACTGATTGTTGCCACAAGTGAAGATGAAGTAGAACGTTTGATGGACTTGTATGAGCGTGGTCAAAAGAATTTATGTCCCGATCTGAAATTGATTGATggcaaagaaataaaagagaTTGAACCATATTGTGAAGGCGTTAAAGCTATACACAGTCCGCATACTGGCATTGTCGACTGGGGTCTAGTCACAGAATACTATGCGCAAGATTTCAAACAAGCTGGCGGTGATGTGCACCTCAATTTCCAAGTAGATATACgctaatttgtataaataacacaggtaaataaatttactattATTTCACAGGTGTCGAAATTCTTGGAAACCACCGATGGCGATGCTAGCAAATACCCGGTAACAATACGTGGCGCTCGCGGTTACCAACAAGTGCGTACACGTTACGTGCTAACCTGCGGCGGCCTACAATCCGACAAGTTAGCGGAAATGACAGGCTGTCCGCGCGATCCACGCATTATACCCTTCCGTGGTGAATACCTCCTTCTCTCGAAGGAGAAACAGCATATGGTGCGCGGCAATATTTATCCCGTACCCGATCCTAATCTGCCATTCTTGGGCGTGCACTTCACACCACGCATGGACGGCTCGGTTTGGCTGGGACCGAATGCTGTGTTGGCCTTCAAGCGTGAAGGCTATACGTAAGTGCTTTTAagcgataaaaattaaattgcggTTATGCTGTCATTTTCGTATGAATACGGCaaccattttatatttatttttcatttcgatttatttttagCTATGGTGACATAAACTTGCTGGAATTATTTGATGCTGTGCGTCATCCTGGTTTCGTGAAAATGGCTAGCAGACATTTAAAATTCGGTTTAAGCGAAATGATGAAATCAATCTTCATCAGATTGCAAACTAAGGAATTGCAAAAGTACATACCACAAATTAATGAATTTGACATAAGCAATGGTCCAGCTGGTGTACGTGCTCAGGCCATGGACAGCTACGGCAGCTTGGTGGATGATTTCGTATTCGATAAGGGAGAGGGAGAAAGTCCATTAGCCAAACAGGTGCTGCATTGCCGTAATGCGCCGTCACCGGGTGCAACCAGCAGTTTGGCTATTGCCAAAATGATTGCCGATAAGCTTGAAAAGGAATTCGATATAAAATGCTAAGTCAATGGTGTTGCCGCAGAACTTGCTTGCAGCAGCGTATGCTagagtaaattaaattttctagcTGAATTGTATGTGTTCCTTATTTGTACTTGTCATCatggttaaatatttttaaaaaaattttgcacttgTAGTAACGGTGCCTTGAATGTCAGTCCATATACATGATTTGTGTATAATAGTAATTAGTAAATTGCAGCGCATTTAAAAGATTTATGTTTGCCATGAAGAATATATTTTCGTTTGCTAAAAACGAACCGAAAGACGaatacaataaattaatatttggtaaCAACATAACTAACTAAGAGAAAAAATACTAGTTTAATTCCAAAATATGTCTTTTTGCATTACCactttttgtttcgggctcatttATGCCAAATATGCGTATCTCTTTTTGCATTTGCGCCGCTGGGAACAAAAACTTCTTACACTTCGCGGCCAAAGTTCTCAAACCGTTTGCGGCGTGTTGACGCATTTTCACATCTGTGGTTTCATCGGCTTCGATTATTTTGAGCACGCGATAAATTGGCAAGAGCATCTCCTCGAAGTCCAACAAATTGTCAATGCCCTCCAATAGTTCGCTTAGTACCAAAGTAGCAGCACGTTTGGCAGGCAAATATTTGCCTGTGCTAAGCTCACAATCGATGAGGTTGAGCAGCTACAAtgagaaaacatttatttaatattgtataatagtCAACGGAATGCCACTTTACCCACctcttgaaaaaaatgttgcactTGGTAGCAAAGTGTACGTGCCAGCTGAGCAAGATTAGAAAATGAAGACATACGAAACTCATTCAGCGGACTGCGCGCGCCATGCATAAAACAGTTCAGCAATGTATCTTTGTATTTATAACAAAGGGGACCTGCAAGAGAAAGTCATGAATTGCatattatattaacatatttaactCACCCAACTCCTGTGCAACCTTTAGCATAGCTTCTCCCACTACCAAACGATAATCGACTGTCGCCTGTTCGTTGAGATATTCATCGGCTAACGTTTCCAACACTTCGGTTTCCATAACATGCACTAAACCAACAAACAAGCGTACACAATTTAGAAACGTGTATGATTCTCGATTTTTAAGCGTGCTCAGCGCCAAAGCAATTAGTAAGTGTGTATTGGCAAGCGTTACACTATCGCGTTGCCGCAACAATTCGAGCAACATTTGTATGCCATAGACCTGCAAGTGTGACTCCGCGGATTCGACAAGTGCACGGGCTGTGTTAAAGGCACTCGATTGCTGTGCAGCACTTGCCTTGAATTCACCATTCAATAGTGGGAGTAGGCATTTAACGCGTGATTTAATTAGCTGATTGGGCGTTTGGATTTGCAGTTTTTGTAGCGCAGGTATAAGGTCGCGATATGCTTCCGGCATTTGGCTTTGTTCGAGTAACTCTTGCGTTAATGTCAACAAAATTAGTAAAGTTTGATCCATAGATTCGGTTTGTTGGCCATTACCACTGGACACATTATGTGTGTTCAAACGTTTTTGTAGGAGAGTAcgtaaaaagcgtaaaaaatctgtgatattttcaaagatttgaGATTTAAGTGGCTGATGTGAAATTAGCGTGTTTAGAGAGAGTAAAATCTCTACTTTAACCGGGTATTTGGAATTTAAGAAAGTAATTAATTCATCTTCGGTTTGCAACAACTCAATTTGTGCTTCGTGCTGACTGATCGCATCGTCATCCAAAATGTTAGACATTTCCTGCAAAAGAATCATAAATACTCTGTAGGTGAGTATGTTGTGATTGCTGCTCATTAAAAGCTCTGGCACTGCCAAAGAGGCACTGAGATCTTGTTTCGTTTCGACGCCGGCAATTTTTACTGTAAGTTGCGTTTGTTCGACATTGGGATAGATGATAACGCGCGGATGCAGCTGCTGCCAATTATCATCGAACCTTTGCTTATACAACTTTACAACGATCTGTTGCAGTTCATCGAGCGTACAATTGTGTAGGCAGCGCGTTACAATACTTGCTAATTGCTTCTTTTGTAAAAAACCTTCGGGCATGTGATGGTACATTTGCAGCAATAGTGGTAGATAAGGAATCAATAGTTCAGTAGGTAAACATTCTACTGTTGAACTACAGAAGAGCTGATATGTTAAGGCGATAAGCAGCGATAGCTCTTTATGTTCCAACACTATTAGACCGCTTAACACGTCCGCTGGTTGACTTAATTTAGAAAAGTTGTTTGCAATTATATCTCTTATCTGCAACTTGTTTAGCTCATTTAAATCATAAAGTCGTCGCAGTGATAACAGCCCGGCGCCCATACAGTCTATCATCGCGCTTTCGTTTAGTAAACAAGTATTAAGAAATTGGAATATTTGTCTTATCAAAGTGTTTTGTGCGCGTTGCGTGTGCCCACGAAAAGCGACAATGTTGGCGATAATCTCGAAAACTTGTTTATCGCTTAGCATCGGTCTATTCGTGCTGGTGCCACTAGCGTATGTAGACTGCGCAGTATGCAGGGTAGCAACTAATGTTGTAAATCCATCTTTAGAAAGTAATTTCTGTAATAGTTCGTGATGTAATTGCTTCTGCAAGTCAGCTGGTGCACGTCGTAAGCCCTTCAATAGCATAATGTTTCTTAAAAATTCTACCTTACTTACATACAGCCagatataatttaatttattttgtaaagccTTTAAAGTTTCTTCCTGTAAAGAGAATTCTTGCGTCGCGCTTGCTAAACGGATACTGAATATAGCCGCAATATAATCACGCATAACTATCTCCATCGCATTGGCCATATGAAGTTGCCTGATTTTTAGTAAATGCTCAATTACTTGTATAGACAATAACAATAATGGATAATTTAAAGGAGCACCGTATGTCGCGCGTTCATTTGTAAAGACACTTATTTCATAGAACGTGGCATGCAACTGTCTATGTAGTGCATATTTGGCCAAATCTTGCACTGCTTCAATGCAGAGGCTGATATGACGAGTCGATATTAGATCTTCTTTGGCCTCactattaaaattaacattatttacaatttccaataACATACGCTGCATATAAACAGCATAGACTAGCTCCTTATCATCCTCACCAACACTGATAGAATGTAAATGCAGTTCAGATTCCAACCACGAAGTGTTAAATGTACTCACAGTTTTCTCAATTAAAGCAGTTGTATTTTCTGGCATAAACTTTTGCAGTATTGCTATGTTGTGTTTCAAACGTTGCTCATCTTTGGAATCTTCAATCTTTTTCGATTTATCATCACAGCCTACATAATATTACTTTGATTAtactttatgtttttttaagacATTAATGGTTTAATTACCTTCATCTTcagtaaatttcaaactttctaaaactaataaatattttgcaacatTAACACTTTCCATGTTGTTATTTACATTTACCTCAAATAAAACACAAGTCACTTCTAGCACGAGgattttgtttacaattagGCTTAGGGTTGCTAAGTCGCAAAATCCACTATCAATACAACCGTAATGGCCATATAATGATAATTTCTAATTGccctaaattaaataaatgagatTTGTATTAACCATATgtagatgtatatattaaaacaatttcacAAAATCCAAATGTAAATATCTAATGGTTTATTCTTTgttgattttgattattattttgggtttttaataaattgaaaatatagagGAATTTCAGAGCAACCAAATGAGAGTGTATAAAAATAGAACGATTAGAACTTTTACCCATTTcgatgtaaatatttgtttcttttaacataaatatgtgatagtttaatatttatttttcaatatatgtgCTAATATCATACAATTAATTTGCAATATACAGTTTGttagggtcggctttagtatacgatcccacgatttcagggttaaaagtggtatggttggatagagctgatgctccagattaagaaaatatataattgttgccgccgcaaacttatagtttccgagatatttccatttaaagttgaaaattttgcaaattttatcttgcaatttctcgattgctagtagttatttaattcatattatgccttttttatgcacttatacttcattacattgtttctacatatttattttttagtaattatttagttatttgcttaaaataagcattttatattttacacaattttcattccatgcacaataacaaaagtattccgtgttgacagataataagtgttgccataattacacatttatcaaacgaataaaaatgaataaaaaataggactataccccaaatacataaatcattgccctttttcttgatatatcaatatttttgatacaccccggtgttggatcggccagggttatttttttgaagcgcggccgaaggccgccaacgcgaaaaggagttttaattaaaaaaaaacttgatacaccccggtgttggatcggccagggttattttttttgaagcgcggccaaaggccgccaacgcgaaaaggagttttacttaaaaaaaacttgatacaccccggtgttggatcggccagggttatttttttgaagcgcggccgaaggccgccaacgcgaaaaggagttttaatttaaaaaaaacttgatacaccccggtgttggatcggccagggttatttttttgaagcgcggccgaaggccgccaacgcgaaaaggagttttaattaaaaaaaaacttgatacaccccggtgttggattggccagggttattttttttgaagcgcggccgaaggccgccaacgcgaaaaggagttttaattaaaaaaaaacttgatacaccccggtgttggattggccagggttattttttttgaagcgcggccgaaggccgccaataaagccttaaaaattttcttattacaatggaaaatttatttcagatagtatttgttttctgcgtttgagtttttatatccattcttattcgtttgatatatgtgtaattatggcaacacttaatatctgtaaacacggaatacttttgttattgtgcatggaatgaaaattgtgtaaaatataaaatgcttattttaagcaaataactaaataattactaaaaaataaatatgtagaaacaatgtaatgaagtataagtgcataaaaaaggcataatatgaattaaataactactagcaatcgagaaattgcaagataaaatttgcaaaattttcaactttaaatggaaatatctcggaaactataagtttgcggcggcaacaattatatattttcttaatctggagcatcagccctatccaaccataccacttttaaccctgaaatcgtgggatcgtatactaaagtttccccgtTTGTTATATGATATTTATATCAATACAATATCACAATTTTTCGCAAGCTAATGTTAAAAGTTCTAATGAAATGTTTATGCATTTtgtgaaatacatatatctacatacgaAATACTActtcaatttgaaattaaaagaggtatttaaaataatttcttataaatACTAGATTTCTAAAATGAATACTATGAGTTTGCATAcgctaaaaataacaaaagaaagacAAAGTCAAGAAAATCAGTTTAATTAGttctattttgttttgcttcttatttttcttagttGAAATGATAACATAGAGTTACCTGACTGTAAATTTATGtgaattaaaattgattttattttatacattctaTATACAACCCTGCAGAATAGTAAGGAACATGATCAAAGCAAACTGGAAGATTGACAGACGGATTAGAACTGTCAATGTCAGCTAGCAAATTTTGTGATTTGTTCGCGATTGCTGGCAGGTGAAAATATTCGATTATTGcgattttcttttgaaacaTTGCCAGAGAAGTCTTAACAATTTGAAACATTAAACATCAAATTCGGCTAGGAAGTGCATATTACTTTGTAGGTTTAATAAACAAATCATCAagaaattacacaaaaaatattgtagtaGTTGCAAAAAGTACAAGGGAAAATCGAAgtaaaacgcaaaaaaataaaactttctttTCTGCCATTAAAATTGGCGAAAGCAAAGCAGCTGTTGGATTAAGCAGTGACTTTGAAAAAGTGTCAATAATATAGTGAAAACGAAGTAAAAGTATTTCAGTGCATTCTATATATACTAGATCCGTCAGGCTGTCGCCGGAAAGAAGCGGTGCATTCACAACTTGTGGGCGTTTCGTCATCATAGTCAGTTAACGCTGCCACCACCGTCGCCGTAACGCATGACTCGTTACCCACTTCGGGTGGATGCGCAATTCATTTTGCAATAGCAAGACAACCCATTATCAACGTGTAATTTTTTACTATATCTGCTGTGCAGCATCCGCAAAGTTTCCATATTTGTGGTTGACAGTTCCGCCACCTTAGTGTGGTCAACCAATTGTCATCAACATGAAGAAGATCTTTTCAAAATtcgataaaaatgaaaaattggatAACTCGCACAATCACTCCACATCGAAGGAGACCAACAGTTTTGTTGGTAAAGTATTTACAGTGGGACGTGTAAGTGTGACCGTGGAAGATGTGCTCGCTGAAGGTGAGTTGgcaattgattttattatttgtacttaaattatttcaaaaagaaTTCAATAAAGTTAAGTGGTGAAACTTGTGTAATTTATATCTTTTGTGTTGGTAAGAAAACAGGTGATGTTGGCCTGCATTGTATGGAATGTGTACATTAGGGTCACTTGCCTACTCTTTGTTACGTGCACACAATGAGTTCACTTATGTATGTTCTTATCTGTGACATTTCCACTTGAGTAAACCCACGGTGTTGATTGGTTAGAGAAGCATTTGAATTATGGAGATTAAGTGAAATTATACAGATACATAAATGGCATACAGACTAAAAGTGGAACAGTAGAGGATGATAAGATAATGTTGATATCTTTGATTTGAGATTGCGTGAAATAGTTGTAGCATAATGTTATGACGGTAGTCTCACAATCCaactttaaaattgtaaatagagatatatgtatattttcactatttaaataaaataaaatttaatacctatcactaaaattactttttaaatttggcGTGAGAGCCATTTCCCTACACTCCTTTCATTTTACCTTCAAATACTCTGGTGACCTAGACATATTTCCGTCATAGTTGTTAGTGTGAGGAAATCACAACATTGACACGGTCACCAGCTTTCCTTTGAATAAATGCtataaagttcaaaatttaCTCAAGGAATATGCAAATCATACaaactttgtatgtatgtgtataacatacatatatagactcAGTCATGTTTGaaactatgtatatttgtaaatgcaATATTCTCATATACTGCAGCGAGCTGCATAACGAATTGCGGTACCCCTGTCGACAACGTGTTATACAATATGCACACCATGAGGTTTTTATAACATATAAAGCACAAAAGAAGTTATGcggataattttaaattcagtcAAGTCAAGCAAAGCCCAAAATTAGGAATTGTTGTATGcgttttcatatatgtatttactttctTACTACTACTTCGTCATGCAATAAGATCTACGTTACCGAAACCAAAATCAATCACAATTGCATTT belongs to Bactrocera dorsalis isolate Fly_Bdor chromosome 1, ASM2337382v1, whole genome shotgun sequence and includes:
- the LOC105223105 gene encoding L-2-hydroxyglutarate dehydrogenase, mitochondrial, giving the protein MAQLIKSIRGTIVLGQKLTSPTVTIATAGQRRLRSTQSDDYDLVVVGGGIVGVASAREILLRHPHLRVGLLEKEHKLAVHQSGHNSGVIHAGIYYKPGSLKAKLCVEGMHLAYDFLNEKKIPYKKVGKLIVATSEDEVERLMDLYERGQKNLCPDLKLIDGKEIKEIEPYCEGVKAIHSPHTGIVDWGLVTEYYAQDFKQAGGDVHLNFQVSKFLETTDGDASKYPVTIRGARGYQQVRTRYVLTCGGLQSDKLAEMTGCPRDPRIIPFRGEYLLLSKEKQHMVRGNIYPVPDPNLPFLGVHFTPRMDGSVWLGPNAVLAFKREGYTYGDINLLELFDAVRHPGFVKMASRHLKFGLSEMMKSIFIRLQTKELQKYIPQINEFDISNGPAGVRAQAMDSYGSLVDDFVFDKGEGESPLAKQVLHCRNAPSPGATSSLAIAKMIADKLEKEFDIKC
- the LOC105223104 gene encoding transport and Golgi organization protein 6 isoform X1, encoding MESVNVAKYLLVLESLKFTEDEGCDDKSKKIEDSKDEQRLKHNIAILQKFMPENTTALIEKTVSTFNTSWLESELHLHSISVGEDDKELVYAVYMQRMLLEIVNNVNFNSEAKEDLISTRHISLCIEAVQDLAKYALHRQLHATFYEISVFTNERATYGAPLNYPLLLLSIQVIEHLLKIRQLHMANAMEIVMRDYIAAIFSIRLASATQEFSLQEETLKALQNKLNYIWLYVSKVEFLRNIMLLKGLRRAPADLQKQLHHELLQKLLSKDGFTTLVATLHTAQSTYASGTSTNRPMLSDKQVFEIIANIVAFRGHTQRAQNTLIRQIFQFLNTCLLNESAMIDCMGAGLLSLRRLYDLNELNKLQIRDIIANNFSKLSQPADVLSGLIVLEHKELSLLIALTYQLFCSSTVECLPTELLIPYLPLLLQMYHHMPEGFLQKKQLASIVTRCLHNCTLDELQQIVVKLYKQRFDDNWQQLHPRVIIYPNVEQTQLTVKIAGVETKQDLSASLAVPELLMSSNHNILTYRVFMILLQEMSNILDDDAISQHEAQIELLQTEDELITFLNSKYPVKVEILLSLNTLISHQPLKSQIFENITDFLRFLRTLLQKRLNTHNVSSGNGQQTESMDQTLLILLTLTQELLEQSQMPEAYRDLIPALQKLQIQTPNQLIKSRVKCLLPLLNGEFKASAAQQSSAFNTARALVESAESHLQVYGIQMLLELLRQRDSVTLANTHLLIALALSTLKNRESYTFLNCVRLFVGLVHVMETEVLETLADEYLNEQATVDYRLVVGEAMLKVAQELGPLCYKYKDTLLNCFMHGARSPLNEFRMSSFSNLAQLARTLCYQVQHFFQELLNLIDCELSTGKYLPAKRAATLVLSELLEGIDNLLDFEEMLLPIYRVLKIIEADETTDVKMRQHAANGLRTLAAKCKKFLFPAAQMQKEIRIFGINEPETKSGNAKRHILELN
- the LOC105223104 gene encoding transport and Golgi organization protein 6 isoform X3, with the translated sequence MQRMLLEIVNNVNFNSEAKEDLISTRHISLCIEAVQDLAKYALHRQLHATFYEISVFTNERATYGAPLNYPLLLLSIQVIEHLLKIRQLHMANAMEIVMRDYIAAIFSIRLASATQEFSLQEETLKALQNKLNYIWLYVSKVEFLRNIMLLKGLRRAPADLQKQLHHELLQKLLSKDGFTTLVATLHTAQSTYASGTSTNRPMLSDKQVFEIIANIVAFRGHTQRAQNTLIRQIFQFLNTCLLNESAMIDCMGAGLLSLRRLYDLNELNKLQIRDIIANNFSKLSQPADVLSGLIVLEHKELSLLIALTYQLFCSSTVECLPTELLIPYLPLLLQMYHHMPEGFLQKKQLASIVTRCLHNCTLDELQQIVVKLYKQRFDDNWQQLHPRVIIYPNVEQTQLTVKIAGVETKQDLSASLAVPELLMSSNHNILTYRVFMILLQEMSNILDDDAISQHEAQIELLQTEDELITFLNSKYPVKVEILLSLNTLISHQPLKSQIFENITDFLRFLRTLLQKRLNTHNVSSGNGQQTESMDQTLLILLTLTQELLEQSQMPEAYRDLIPALQKLQIQTPNQLIKSRVKCLLPLLNGEFKASAAQQSSAFNTARALVESAESHLQVYGIQMLLELLRQRDSVTLANTHLLIALALSTLKNRESYTFLNCVRLFVGLVHVMETEVLETLADEYLNEQATVDYRLVVGEAMLKVAQELGPLCYKYKDTLLNCFMHGARSPLNEFRMSSFSNLAQLARTLCYQVQHFFQELLNLIDCELSTGKYLPAKRAATLVLSELLEGIDNLLDFEEMLLPIYRVLKIIEADETTDVKMRQHAANGLRTLAAKCKKFLFPAAQMQKEIRIFGINEPETKSGNAKRHILELN
- the LOC105223104 gene encoding transport and Golgi organization protein 6 isoform X2 gives rise to the protein MESVNVAKYLLVLESLKFTEDEGCDDKSKKIEDSKDEQRLKHNIAILQKFMPENTTALIEKTVSTFNTSWLESELHLHSISVGEDDKELVYAVYMQRMLLEIVNNVNFNSEAKEDLISTRHISLCIEAVQDLAKYALHRQLHATFYEISVFTNERATYGAPLNYPLLLLSIQVIEHLLKIRQLHMANAMEIVMRDYIAAIFSIRLASATQEFSLQEETLKALQNKLNYIWLYVSKVEFLRNIMLLKGLRRAPADLQKQLHHELLQKLLSKDGFTTLVATLHTAQSTYASGTSTNRPMLSDKQVFEIIANIVAFRGHTQRAQNTLIRQIFQFLNTCLLNESAMIDCMGAGLLSLRRLYDLNELNKLQIRDIIANNFSKLSQPADVLSGLIVLEHKELSLLIALTYQLFCSSTVECLPTELLIPYLPLLLQMYHHMPEGFLQKKQLASIVTRCLHNCTLDELQQIVVKLYKQRFDDNWQQLHPRVIIYPNVEQTQLTVKIAGVETKQDLSASLAVPELLMSSNHNILTYRVFMILLQEMSNILDDDAISQHEAQIELLQTEDELITFLNSKYPVKVEILLSLNTLISHQPLKSQIFENITDFLRFLRTLLQKRLNTHNVSSGNGQQTESMDQTLLILLTLTQELLEQSQMPEAYRDLIPALQKLQIQTPNQLIKSRVKCLLPLLNGEFKASAAQQSSAFNTARALVESAESHLQVYGIQMLLELLRQRDSVTLANTHLLIALALSTLKNRESYTFLNCVRLFVGLVHVMETEVLETLADEYLNEQATVDYRLVVGEAMLKVAQELGPLCYKYKDTLLNCFMHGARSPLNEFRMSSFSNLAQLARTLCYQVQHFFQELLNLIDCELSTGKYLPAKRAATLVLSELLEGIDNLLDFEEMLLPIYRVLKIIEADETTDVKMRQHAANGLRTLAAKCKKFLFPAAQMQKEIRIFGINEPETKSDCRYR